In Cicer arietinum cultivar CDC Frontier isolate Library 1 chromosome 1, Cicar.CDCFrontier_v2.0, whole genome shotgun sequence, one DNA window encodes the following:
- the LOC101490025 gene encoding vacuolar protein sorting-associated protein 2 homolog 1: MSFIFGKKKTPAELLRENKRMLDKSIREIERERQGLQTQEKKLISEIKKSAKQGQMGAVRVMAKDLVRTRHQIEKFYKLKSQLQGVSLRIQTLKSTQAMGEAMKGVTKAMGQMNRQMNLPNLQKIMQEFERQNEKMELTMEVMGDAIDDALEGDEEEEETDELVNQVLDEIGIDINQELVNAPSSAVAAPAAKAKVAQVETAANDDSGIDSDLQARLDNLRKM; the protein is encoded by the exons ATGAGTTTCATCTtcggaaagaaaaaaacacCCGCAG AGCTTCTGCGGGAAAACAAGAGAATGTTGGACAAATCAATTAGGGAAATTGAGCGCGAGAGGCAAGGTTTACAAACACAAGAGAAGAAATTGATTTCAGAGATAAAGAAAAGCGCCAAACAAGGCCAGATG GGAGCTGTTAGAGTCATGGCAAAAGATCTTGTTAGAACAAGACATCAGATTGAAAAGTTTTACAAGCTAAAATCACAGCTCCAAGGTGTATCACTCAGAATTCAG ACATTGAAATCAACACAAGCAATGGGTGAGGCAATGAAAGGTGTGACAAAGGCCATGGGGCAAATGAATAGGCAGATGAACTTGCCGAATTTGCAGAAAATCATGCAAGAATTTGAGAGACAGAACGAGAAGATGGAATTGACGATGGAAGTGATGGGAGACGCAATAGACGATGCTTTGGAAggggatgaagaagaagaagagacagACGAACTAGTGAACCAGGTTCTTGATGAGATTGGAATCGACATAAACCAAGAG CTTGTAAATGCGCCATCATCAGCGGTTGCTGCACCCGCTGCAAAGGCAAAAGTAGCTCAAGTGGAAACGGCTGCAAACGATGATAGCGGAATAGACAGTGACTTACAGGCAAGATTAGACAACTTAAGAAAAATGTAG
- the LOC101498144 gene encoding RING-H2 finger protein ATL1-like, whose product MVDVLSPFTIPSPPPPSSFSSNKNNSIPMLYYGLVVMGIAAIVLAIYNIIIIKRCNRSHNQAQPTSPTLMVIENSNNRSFGNSQRNLLSSFKYKKEVVTKEEEKKGDFDYECSVCLSVYEEGEDVRKLPKCKHCFHALCIDMWLYSHFDCPICRTPVGSFRHNFVEENSRDGLMESSGIVYV is encoded by the coding sequence ATGGTTGATGTTCTAAGCCCTTTCACAATTCCATCCCCTCCTCCACCATCTTCTTTTTCATCAAACAAAAACAATAGCATACCCATGTTATACTATGGTCTTGTTGTGATGGGAATTGCAGCCATAGTTCTAGCAATTTACAACATCATTATAATCAAACGTTGCAATAGGAGCCACAATCAAGCACAACCCACAAGCCCAACTCTTATGGTTAttgaaaatagtaataataggaGCTTTGGAAACTCACAAAGGAACTTGCTTTCAAGCTTCAAGTACAAAAAAGAAGTGGtaacaaaagaagaagagaaaaaggGTGATTTTGATTATGAATGTTCTGTTTGTTTGTCGGTTTATGAAGAAGGGGAAGATGTTAGGAAATTACCAAAGTGTAAACATTGTTTTCATGCTCTTTGTATAGATATGTGGCTTTATTCTCATTTTGATTGTCCAATTTGTAGAACACCTGTTGGGTCTTTTCGTCATAATTTTGTAGAAGAGAATTCTCGTGATGGGTTGATGGAATCCAGTGGTATTGTCTATGTTTGA